One genomic window of Acidobacteriota bacterium includes the following:
- the pyrF gene encoding orotidine-5'-phosphate decarboxylase: MSDFATRLTEGVRRHGPLCVGIDPHAGMVPALFGGDTARGLEYWGRALVEVAAGKVSVVKPQVGFFERLGPGGMAALAAVTRAARDAGLLVLMDAKRGDIGSTAEGYAEAFLGAGAFFEADAVTVNPYMGLDTLEPFAKRAEANGKGVVVLVRTSNPGAADFQMLDTGGEPLYIRVAEALKPLTERLMSPCGWSNLMMVVGATAPEEARRVRAAAPKALFLVPGYGAQGAVPGEAMAGLVRRGNHTEGGVISASRSVNFPKAAEGARDVARWQAAVEAALMAARDELQAAAVA, from the coding sequence ATGAGCGATTTTGCGACCCGGCTGACCGAAGGCGTACGCCGCCACGGCCCGCTCTGCGTGGGAATCGATCCGCATGCCGGCATGGTGCCCGCCCTGTTCGGCGGCGATACCGCGCGCGGCCTCGAATACTGGGGCAGGGCGCTCGTCGAGGTGGCGGCCGGAAAAGTCTCGGTGGTGAAACCGCAGGTCGGCTTCTTCGAACGCCTGGGCCCCGGCGGCATGGCCGCCCTCGCTGCGGTCACCCGCGCTGCGCGCGATGCCGGCCTGCTGGTGCTGATGGATGCCAAGCGCGGCGATATCGGGTCGACCGCCGAAGGCTACGCCGAAGCCTTCCTCGGTGCCGGCGCCTTCTTCGAAGCCGACGCGGTCACCGTAAACCCCTACATGGGCCTCGATACGCTCGAGCCGTTTGCCAAGCGCGCCGAGGCGAACGGCAAAGGTGTGGTCGTGCTGGTGCGCACCTCGAACCCCGGCGCCGCCGACTTCCAGATGCTCGATACCGGCGGCGAGCCGCTGTACATCCGCGTTGCCGAAGCCCTCAAGCCGCTGACCGAACGCCTGATGAGCCCGTGCGGCTGGTCAAACCTGATGATGGTGGTTGGCGCCACGGCACCGGAAGAAGCCCGGCGCGTCCGCGCCGCCGCGCCGAAGGCCCTGTTCCTCGTGCCGGGGTATGGCGCGCAGGGTGCGGTCCCTGGCGAGGCGATGGCCGGTCTGGTCAGGCGGGGCAACCATACCGAAGGCGGCGTCATCAGCGCCTCGCGCTCGGTCAATTTTCCGAAAGCGGCGGAA
- a CDS encoding trypsin-like peptidase domain-containing protein, with the protein MGPLLPDASPLDELVLVQVGEPQNGVGTAFAVNSSGDWLTARHVVEGCAKVTLMVAPGNFVPVARISIDEDHDLALLSTGRSPFPVSLALDAPMRVGTEGFAVGYPQGEPGELATRLVARSRLVTRGRREAEAPILAWAEIGRTEGLEGTLGGISGGPMFDSSGAVRGVILAESPRRGRIYTTAPQSVEAFLTKLGIPLEPGPAESFELSGYGTPSDNARRRLQVVKVTCEVTP; encoded by the coding sequence ATGGGCCCGCTTCTGCCGGATGCCTCGCCGCTCGATGAACTCGTGCTGGTTCAGGTCGGCGAGCCGCAGAACGGCGTCGGAACCGCCTTCGCTGTCAATTCCAGCGGCGACTGGCTGACCGCCCGCCATGTCGTCGAAGGCTGCGCCAAGGTCACGCTGATGGTGGCGCCGGGCAATTTCGTGCCGGTCGCACGCATCTCCATCGACGAAGATCACGACCTTGCCCTGCTGTCGACCGGGCGCAGCCCGTTCCCGGTCTCGCTGGCGCTCGACGCGCCGATGCGGGTAGGCACTGAAGGGTTCGCCGTCGGCTACCCGCAAGGCGAACCCGGCGAGCTTGCCACCCGGCTCGTTGCCCGCTCGCGTCTTGTCACGCGCGGCCGGCGCGAAGCCGAAGCGCCGATCCTCGCCTGGGCCGAAATCGGCCGCACCGAGGGTCTCGAAGGCACGCTCGGCGGCATATCCGGCGGGCCGATGTTTGATTCCAGCGGCGCGGTGCGCGGTGTGATCCTCGCCGAAAGCCCGCGCCGTGGCCGGATCTACACGACCGCGCCGCAATCGGTGGAAGCCTTCCTCACGAAGCTCGGCATTCCGCTTGAGCCCGGCCCGGCGGAAAGTTTCGAACTGTCGGGATATGGCACGCCTTCCGACAACGCGCGGCGCAGGCTACAGGTCGTGAAAGTGACCTGCGAGGTAACGCCATGA
- a CDS encoding DUF350 domain-containing protein: MPFGGEISAFDAAFPRFLMSTGAAGLMLLLASTIYVLLTPWKELSLVRSGNTAAGVALGGAVVGLAIPISSTLASSMTLPGLLIWGAIALLMQLIAYRVVDLILRDIPGRIANDEIGAATLLAAAKISTAMILAAGLWDPVLQRL, from the coding sequence ATGCCGTTTGGTGGGGAAATCAGTGCCTTCGACGCGGCCTTTCCCAGATTCCTGATGTCCACCGGCGCGGCCGGCCTGATGTTGCTGCTGGCCTCCACGATCTATGTCCTTTTGACTCCGTGGAAAGAGCTGTCGCTGGTGCGCTCGGGCAATACCGCTGCCGGGGTGGCGCTCGGCGGCGCGGTCGTCGGCCTCGCGATCCCGATTTCTTCCACGCTTGCATCATCCATGACCCTTCCGGGCCTGCTGATCTGGGGCGCCATCGCGCTGCTGATGCAGCTCATCGCCTACCGCGTCGTCGACCTCATCTTGCGCGACATCCCCGGCCGCATCGCGAATGACGAGATCGGCGCGGCCACCTTGCTGGCGGCGGCCAAGATATCGACTGCCATGATCCTCGCTGCAGGCCTATGGGACCCGGTGCTGCAGAGGCTATAA
- a CDS encoding 3-hydroxybutyrate dehydrogenase, translated as MLKGKIALVTGSTSGIGKAIAARLAADGANVILNGFGDAKEIEALRADLETDHKVKVTFSGADLTRPDAIEAMMADAAKAFGGVDILVNNAGTQFVSPLEDFPVAKWDLIIALNLSSAFHTTRLALPYMKSKTWGRILNMGSAHAKVASPYKAAYVAAKHGLSGLTKTTALEGAEHGVRANLICPGYVHTPLVDGQIGDTAKARGMTRDEVVKNVILAAQPTKEFVTVEQIAGFAAFLCSPSADAINGAELSIDGGWTAQ; from the coding sequence ATGCTCAAGGGTAAGATCGCCCTCGTGACCGGTTCGACCAGCGGGATCGGCAAGGCCATCGCCGCCCGCCTCGCCGCTGACGGGGCCAATGTGATCCTCAACGGTTTCGGCGACGCGAAGGAAATCGAAGCGCTTCGCGCCGATCTCGAAACGGATCATAAAGTAAAGGTCACGTTTTCCGGCGCCGACCTGACGCGGCCGGACGCGATCGAAGCGATGATGGCGGACGCGGCGAAGGCCTTCGGGGGCGTGGACATCCTCGTCAACAATGCGGGCACGCAGTTCGTCTCTCCCCTCGAGGATTTCCCGGTCGCCAAGTGGGACCTGATCATCGCCCTCAACCTGTCGAGCGCCTTCCATACGACACGGCTCGCCCTGCCTTACATGAAATCGAAGACATGGGGCCGGATCCTCAACATGGGATCGGCGCATGCGAAGGTCGCTTCCCCCTACAAGGCCGCCTATGTCGCGGCCAAGCACGGCTTGTCGGGCCTGACCAAGACCACCGCCCTTGAAGGCGCCGAACACGGCGTGCGCGCCAACCTGATCTGCCCGGGCTATGTCCACACGCCGTTGGTCGACGGGCAGATCGGCGACACCGCCAAGGCGCGTGGCATGACCCGTGACGAGGTGGTGAAGAACGTGATCCTGGCCGCCCAGCCCACCAAGGAATTCGTGACGGTCGAGCAGATTGCCGGGTTTGCCGCGTTCCTGTGCAGCCCGTCGGCAGATGCCATCAACGGCGCCGAACTGTCGATCGATGGCGGCTGGACCGCGCAGTAA
- a CDS encoding heavy-metal-associated domain-containing protein: protein MKLIKTLMVAAAVAVAAPAALATPPEASAMEAGAGEILVAKVNGLVCDFCAQSIRKTFGKEDAVQKVYVNLDKGEVRIDLKPGKSMDDAAIEKLIRKSGYSLVSIDRNAAK, encoded by the coding sequence ATGAAACTGATCAAGACACTCATGGTCGCCGCCGCTGTCGCCGTCGCGGCGCCGGCCGCGCTTGCAACGCCTCCGGAGGCATCCGCAATGGAGGCTGGCGCGGGAGAAATCCTCGTCGCCAAGGTCAACGGCCTCGTCTGCGACTTCTGCGCCCAGTCGATCCGCAAGACCTTCGGCAAGGAAGATGCCGTCCAGAAGGTCTACGTGAACCTCGACAAGGGAGAAGTCCGCATCGACCTGAAACCCGGCAAGTCGATGGACGATGCGGCCATCGAAAAGCTGATCCGCAAGTCGGGCTATTCGCTCGTATCGATCGACAGGAATGCCGCGAAATGA
- the msrB gene encoding peptide-methionine (R)-S-oxide reductase MsrB: protein MTNPLFSRRLFLFSAATAALVACSGGAPKAAAAGPSQYTDDDWRKLTEDEWRTRLSPAAFAVLRKADTERAFTSPLNDEKRPGTFHCAGCDLPLFSSDAKFNSGTGWPSFADTLPGAVGTSIDKKLFYARTEYHCARCLGHQGHVFEDGPAPTGLRYCNNGVALTFKAA, encoded by the coding sequence ATGACAAACCCGCTTTTTTCCCGACGCCTGTTCCTGTTTTCTGCCGCTACGGCCGCCCTCGTCGCCTGTTCCGGCGGCGCACCGAAGGCGGCTGCCGCCGGTCCATCTCAGTACACGGATGATGACTGGCGCAAGCTTACCGAAGACGAGTGGAGAACCCGCCTGTCGCCTGCCGCCTTCGCCGTGCTGCGCAAGGCCGACACCGAGCGTGCCTTCACATCGCCGCTCAACGACGAGAAACGCCCTGGCACATTCCACTGCGCCGGGTGCGACCTGCCGCTGTTCTCGTCCGACGCCAAATTCAACAGCGGCACGGGCTGGCCAAGCTTTGCGGATACCTTGCCGGGCGCGGTTGGCACCAGCATCGACAAGAAGCTGTTCTATGCCCGCACCGAATACCATTGCGCCCGCTGCCTCGGCCACCAGGGGCATGTGTTCGAAGATGGCCCGGCGCCCACGGGCCTGCGTTACTGCAATAATGGTGTGGCCTTGACGTTCAAGGCGGCGTGA
- a CDS encoding transcriptional regulator yields the protein MSEDNPFDHNDIDDVIHGRLRLGVMAYLSAASPAIFGELRDKVGATDGNLSTHLKKLEEAGYVRQEKRFVGKKPQTRVFLTETGRAAWIAWIQRMEAIMRAAE from the coding sequence GTGAGCGAGGACAATCCTTTCGACCACAATGACATCGACGATGTCATCCACGGCCGGCTCCGGCTTGGCGTCATGGCCTACCTGTCGGCGGCCAGCCCGGCCATCTTCGGCGAGTTGCGCGACAAGGTCGGCGCGACGGATGGCAACCTTTCCACGCATCTGAAGAAGCTGGAGGAGGCCGGTTATGTCCGCCAGGAAAAGCGCTTCGTCGGCAAGAAGCCCCAGACCCGCGTTTTCCTGACCGAAACGGGCCGCGCGGCCTGGATCGCGTGGATCCAGCGCATGGAAGCGATCATGCGGGCGGCGGAATAG